From a single Pochonia chlamydosporia 170 chromosome Unknown PCv3seq00010, whole genome shotgun sequence genomic region:
- a CDS encoding vacuolar sorting protein (similar to Metarhizium robertsii ARSEF 23 XP_007820295.2) — protein sequence MAFFSRVVAIWFLPLSIIWSSVLAEEPLMTVNRFENVAFLINFFGGSDIIMFKDETKGNLYRLADAGVSWQQIKDVPMNKALRLIMHPFDRRRAYILTASKIQFQTDDRGETWTRFDSKALPSKFSDNILIFHARDPGRIILNGMDCEVEMICRDAPVCLSPTTALGELAIAIHSLIWRLLHWTDANFALYSGLRCLDLPLGPRAVG from the exons ATGGCATTCTTCAGCAGAGTGGTGGCCATATGGTTCCTCCCGTTGTCCATAATATGGTCCTCAGTCCTTGCCGAGGAACCGTTGATGACGGTCAACAGGTTCGAGAATGTCGCTTTCCTAATCAACTTTTTCGGAGGCAGCGACATTATTATGTTTAAAGATGAAACGAAAGGAAACCTCTACCGATTAGCAGATGCAGGCGTCTCATGGCAACAAATTAAAGATGTGCCAATGAACAAGGCTCTCCGCCTTATTATGCATCCTTTCGACAGAAGAAGAGCGTATATACTTACAGCCTCCAAGATTCAGTTTCAAACCGATGACCGCGGcgagacatggaccagatTTGATTCCAAAGCTCTGCCTAGCAAATTCAGCGATAACATACTGATCTTCCATGCGCGCGACCCTGGCCGAATCATTCTCAATGGAATGGACTGTGAGG TCGAGATGATCTGCAGAGATGCTCCCGTTTGCCTTTCGCCCACAACCGCCCTTGGAGAGTTAGCCATCGCTATACATTCTCTGATTTGGAGACTTCTGCACTGGACGGATGCAAACTTTGCGCTTTATTCAGGACTGCGCTGCTTGGATTTGCCGCTGGGACCACGGGCCGTCGGCTGA
- a CDS encoding ankyrin repeat domain-containing protein, which translates to MSSNSQKNVKLCGYQNQPAPTTSQVCKPWQVIPNQSFTLQLGKKMYRLLLDRGADVNLQDCDGRTALHLATERGLEAMVRLLLERGTDTKADYNAGQSPLSDASMDIGNGALDLAPLSLPIDVNCKDFMGRTALHVAVEGGFESLVHLLLDHGANISA; encoded by the coding sequence atgagcagcaacagccagaAAAATGTCAAACTCTGTGGATATCAGAATCAACCTGCACCGACGACCAGTCAAGTATGCAAGCCTTGGCAGGTCATACCCAATCAGTCCTTCACATTGCAGCTCGGAAAGAAAATGTATCGCCTGCTTTTGGACCGCGGTGCCGATGTCAATTTACAAGATTGTGACGGCCGCACGGCGTTACATTTAGCAACAGAGCGTGGACTGGAGGCCATGGTAAGGCTCTTATTAGAAAGAGGCACAGATACAAAGGCGGACTACAATGCTGGGCAAAGTCCTCTTTCCGATGCATCGATGGATATTGGAAATGGAGCGCTAGACTTGGCTCCCCTGAGCTTGCCGATAGACGTTAACTGCAAGGACTTTATGGGCCGTACAGCGCTTCATGTTGCGGTTGAAGGGGGATTCGAGTCCTTGGTTCATTTGCTTCTAGATCACGGAGCGAACATCTCTGCTTGA
- a CDS encoding histidine phosphatase superfamily (branch 1) domain-containing protein: MRLFFIRHAESVNNVASQHTNVINSPLTTHGAVQAHRLADRLAKDAVISHVFSSPLTCCVRTAEAISDAQNKVRGRSLNAIQLWELQGREDTESGQKSTDARSSRPKDQLSIDNSDWMHEMRLKANYFTDNYLIPLLCCDDENEMACAIVTQGNELNVLAKAFFDRIPRGDIILPPDPEKQGLIIDSSLVVFPPWAITGVLDVIVSPRSDSTVVQQPTPKLPFQADIRRVNCRSHLEKLQKARGGVGSAPFDEKQRTIHNFFTPLPQTPRPDDLNN; the protein is encoded by the coding sequence ATGCGGCTCTTTTTCATCCGCCACGCCGAGTCTGTTAATAACGTCGCCAGCCAACATACTAATGTCATTAACTCGCCCCTAACGACACATGGCGCCGTCCAGGCCCACCGCTTAGCGGATAGGCTAGCTAAAGACGCCGTGATTTCACATGTCTTCTCGTCTCCGCTGACGTGCTGCGTAAGGACAGCGGAAGCTATTAGCGACGCTCAGAATAAGGTCCGGGGAAGGAGCTTGAACGCTATTCAACTCTGGGAGCTCCAGGGACGGGAAGATACTGAGAGCGGCCAAAAGAGCACCGATGCTCGTTCAAGCCGCCCCAAGGACCAGTTATCCATTGACAATTCAGATTGGATGCACGAAATGAGACTCAAGGCAAATTATTTCACGGATAACTACCTTATTCCGCTCCTCTGTTGCGACGACGAAAACGAAATGGCTTGCGCAATTGTCACACAAGGCAACGAGCTAAATGTTCTCGCAAAGGCGTTCTTTGACAGAATTCCACGCGGCGACATCATTCTACCTCCAGATCCAGAGAAACAAGGTCTAATTATAGACTCTTCTCTAGTTGTATTCCCACCTTGGGCTATTACAGGCGTTCTCGACGTTATCGTCTCTCCTCGAAGCGATTCCACAGTTGTACAGCAGCCGACCCCGAAACTACCATTTCAAGCAGATATTAGGCGCGTTAATTGTAGATCTCACCTTGAAAAGTTGCAAAAGGCTCGCGGTGGAGTTGGTAGCGCGCCATTTGACGAGAAACAGCGCACAATACATAATTTCTTCACTCCCCTTCCACAGACACCTAGGCCAGACGATCTTAATAACTGA